The following are encoded together in the Glycine max cultivar Williams 82 chromosome 8, Glycine_max_v4.0, whole genome shotgun sequence genome:
- the LOC100790667 gene encoding pentatricopeptide repeat-containing protein At3g46790, chloroplastic has product MWVLQIPQFVRHVPSQSHLCYTSHVSSRVPVSFVSLNPSANLINDINSNNNQLIQSLCKGGNLKQALHLLCCEPNPTQQTFEHLIYSCAQKNSLSYGLDVHRCLVDSGFDQDPFLATKLINMYYELGSIDRALKVFDETRERTIYVWNALFRALAMVGHGKELLDLYIQMNWIGTPSDRFTYTYVLKACVVSELSVCPLRKGKEIHAHILRHGYEANIHVMTTLLDVYAKFGSVSYANSVFCAMPTKNFVSWSAMIACFAKNEMPMKALELFQLMMFEACNSVPNSVTMVNMLQACAGLAALEQGKLIHGYILRRQLDSILPVLNALITMYGRCGEVLMGQRVFDNMKKRDVVSWNSLISIYGMHGFGKKAIQIFENMIHQGVSPSYISFITVLGACSHAGLVEEGKILFESMLSKYRIHPGMEHYACMVDLLGRANRLGEAIKLIEDMHFEPGPTVWGSLLGSCRIHCNVELAERASTVLFELEPRNAGNYVLLADIYAEAKLWSEAKSVMKLLEARGLQKLPGCSWIEVKRKVYSFVSVDEHNPQIEEIHALLVKLSNEMKAQGYVPQTNVVLYDLDEEEKERIVLGHSEKLAVAFGLINTAKGETIRIRKNLRLCEDCHAVTKFISKFANREILVRDVNRFHHFRDGVCSCGDYW; this is encoded by the coding sequence ATGTGGGTGCTTCAGATTCCCCAATTTGTCAGACATGTTCCATCTCAAAGTCACCTCTGCTACACTTCCCATGTCTCCTCAAGAGTGCCGGTCTCTTTTGTTTCATTGAACCCTTCAGCCAATCTCATCAATGACAtaaacagcaacaacaaccagTTGATACAATCATTATGCAAAGGAGGGAACCTTAAGCAGGCTCTTCATCTCCTGTGTTGCGAGCCCAATCCAACTCAGCAGACTTTTGagcatttaatttattcttgtgcACAGAAGAACTCACTTTCCTATGGCCTTGACGTTCATCGCTGTCTTGTTGATAGTGGTTTTGACCAAGACCCTTTTTTAGCTACTAAACTAATCAATATGTACTATGAGCTTGGGTCTATTGACCGTGCTCTCAAGGTATTTGATGAAACTCGGGAAAGAACCATATATGTCTGGAATGCACTCTTCCGAGCACTGGCAATGGTGGGTCATGGTAAGGAGCTGCTAGATTTGTATATTCAGATGAATTGGATTGGGACCCCATCGGATAGGTTCACATATACATATGTGCTTAAGGCTTGTGTTGTTTCAGAGCTGTCAGTCTGCCCTCTCCGGAAGGGTAAGGAGATTCATGCCCATATTCTGCGACATGGCTATGAAGCAAATATTCATGTTATGACAACTTTGTTGGATGTATACGCTAAGTTTGGCAGTGTGTCGTATGCAAATTCCGTGTTTTGTGCAATGCCTACCAAGAACTTTGTCTCATGGAGTGCTATGATTGCATGCTTTGCAAAGAATGAAATGCCTATGAAAGCACTGGAACTGTTTCAGTTAATGATGTTTGAGGCATGCAATTCAGTTCCAAATTCAGTTACAATGGTTAACATGCTTCAAGCCTGTGCAGGTCTTGCTGCATTGGAGCAAGGGAAGTTGATTCATGGCTATATCCTTAGAAGGCAACTTGATTCTATACTGCCAGTTCTTAACGCCCTTATAACAATGTATGGAAGATGTGGCGAGGTTTTGATGGGACAAAGAGTCTTTGATAACATGAAGAAACGTGACGTTGTTTCATGGAATTCTTTGATTTCTATTTACGGTATGCATGGTTTTGGAAAGAAAGCAATCCAAATTTTCGAAAATATGATCCACCAAGGTGTTTCACCGAGTTATATATCGTTCATTACTGTTCTGGGTGCTTGCAGTCATGCAGGCCTTGTTGAGGAGGGAAAGATTTTGTTTGAATCCATGCTTAGTAAGTACAGGATCCATCCAGGTATGGAGCATTATGCTTGTATGGTGGATCTTCTTGGCCGAGCTAACAGGTTAGGTGAAGCAATCAAACTAATAGAAGATATGCATTTTGAACCTGGACCTACGGTTTGGGGTTCCCTTCTTGGATCTTGTAGGATTCACTGTAATGTTGAACTTGCAGAGAGAGCAAGCACTGTGCTTTTTGAGTTGGAGCCAAGGAATGCTGGTAATTATGTGCTTTTAGCAGATATTTATGCAGAAGCTAAGTTGTGGAGTGAAGCAAAGAGTGTGATGAAGCTATTGGAAGCTCGTGGCCTGCAAAAGCTTCCAGGTTGCAGCTGGATTGAAGTGAAAAGGAAGGTATACTCATTTGTCTCTGTTGATGAGCATAACCCACAAATTGAAGAAATTCATGCTTTGCTAGTTAAATTGTCAAATGAGATGAAGGCACAGGGTTATGTCCCACAGACAAACGTTGTTCTCTACGATCTTgacgaagaagagaaagaaagaattgtATTGGGACATAGCGAAAAGCTTGCAGTTGCTTTTGGACTCATTAATACTGCAAAAGGTGAAACCATAAGGATCAGAAAAAACTTGAGATTATGTGAAGACTGTCATGccgttacaaaatttatttctaaatttgcTAATAGAGAGATTCTTGTTAGAGATGTGAATCGCTTCCATCATTTTAGAGATGGAGTTTGTTCCTGTGGTGACTATTGGTAG